ACGATCAGCACGCCGACCAGCGTGCCCATGATCGAGCCGCGCCCGCCGAACAGGCTGGTGCCGCCGAGCACCACCGCGGTGATGCTGTCGAGGTTGTCGGTCTGGCCGGCTTGCGGGTCGCCCACGCCCATCCGGGCCACCGACAGCAAGGCGGCAATGCCGTAGAAGAATCCCGCCACCACGTAGACCGTGACCAGCACCTTGTTGGTGGCGATGCCGGTCAGGCGCGCCGCTTCCGGATTATTGCCCACCGCGTACAGGTGGCGGCCGGGCGCCGTGTCGCGCAGGAACAGCCAGGTCAGCCCGTACAGCGCCAGCATCAGCACGGTGCCGTAGGTGAACGTGGCCTGGCCAAGCTGGAAGGTATTGCCGAAGAACGCCATCGCATCCGGCACGCCGGTGACGGTCTGGGCATGCGAGTAGATCTGGGTGATGGCGAAGGCGATGTTCATCGTGCCGAGCGTGACGATGAAGGCCGGCAGCTTGACGGCGGTGACCAGCGCGCCGTTGACGTAGCCGACCAGGGTGCAGACGCCAATGCCGCAGACGATCGCGAGATAGGGATCGATGCCGTGATCGACCGCGAACTTGGTCATCACCACCGAGCCGAGCGCCATCGCCATGCCGCAGGACAGGTCGATGCCGGCGGTCAGGATGATCAGGGTCTGGCCGATCGCGATGATGCCCACCACCATGACCTGCTGCAGGATCAGCGAGAAATTCTGGCCGGTGAAGAAGCGGTCGGACTGGAACGCGAAGAAGATGCAGGCGGCCAGCAGGGCGAACACCGGGCCGAGCTTGGAGACCGGCGGCAAGGCAGCCTTCGGCAGCGTGATGCCTTTCGGCCGGAGCGCGTCCAGGCCGTGGAAGAAGTGCGACTTGTTGAAATGGATGTTCATGGCATGAATCCTTCAAATCGGGAAAATCGGAGGGAGGCTATTTGCCCCAGCAGGCGGACAGGCCGTAGGCGGTGTCGCGGCTCTCGACGCCGGCCTGCGCGCGGTCGGTGATCAGCGTGACGCCGGTGTCGACATAGCCGCTGGCCTTCTTGCCGGTCTTCGCGTACTCGACGCCGGCGTCGACCGCCTGCACCGCCATGTTCAGCGGGTACTGCTGCGCTGTCGCGGCAATCACGCCGGCCTTCACGTCGCGCACGCCGGTGCAGCCGCCGTCGACCGAGACGATCGTCACGCCCTTCTCTTTGCCGGCGGCCTTCAGTGCCTTGTAGGCGCCCGCCGCAGCCGGCTCATTTATCGTGTAGACCAGATTGATGCCGGGATTTTTTTGCAGGCAGTTTTCCATCGCCGTCTGGCCCTTGCCCTGGTCGCCGTGGCTGTCGGCCATACAGACCACCTCGGCGGTCCTGGCGAGCTCGGTGGTTTTGGCCGTCACGCCTGGCGCGCCCATGCCGGCAATGAAGCCGTTGTGGCGCGCGATGCCGACCGGGTGGCCCGGCATCAAATCGAGCATCGCGATCTTTGCCGGCTTGCCGGCCAGCGCAGCCTTTGCATATTGGCCGATCAGCAGGCCCGCCTTGAAATTGTCGGTGGCGTACAGGGCGTCGGTGGCGCTTTGCGGATCGGCCGGGCTGTCGAGCGCGATGACCAGGATGCCGGCGGCGCGCGCTTTCTTGATCGCGGGGACGATCGCCTTTGAGTCGTTCGGCGTGATCAGGATGGCCTTGGCGCCGGCCCCGATCATGTTCTCGATGGCGGTGACCTGGCCGGCGTTGTCGCCGTCGGACCGGCCGGCGCCGGTGAGCAGCTTGGCGCCCTTGAGCTGGGCGCGCTGCTGGGCGCCTTCCTTCATCTTGACGAAGAAAGGATTGGTTTCGGTCTTGGTGATGATGCCGATGACTGGCTGGTCTGCCGCGGCGGCGATGCCGCACGCAGCGAGCAGCGCTACGGCGAGGCTGTGCTGGAAGTTCATTGAATTGTCTCCGAATGATTTTTGTGTGCGACGTCGTCTTGCGCCTTGAATCCAATATACGCCCGCCTTTTTAATAAATCAAGCGGTTTTATCAATTATGCTGGGCGCATACCGGGATGCCTTTTTCCTGCTTTACCACCAGCTTTCGACCTGGAAACCAACCGTTGTGCCGCTGGTGCCGTTGTTGTAGACCGGGCCGGAATTATTGGCCGCGTTCACCAGCGCGGTCGCCGCGTTGTTCCATCTGCCGTAGGTAACGAAAGCGCGCAGTTCCGGGCGGTCCCACACGCCGGGCCCGCGCGACAGCGTCGGCGCGATGGTCAGCTTGGTCAGGCGCGCGGCCGGGCCGCCGGTGGCCGACGTGACCCTGTCGGTGCCCAGCTCGGCCTGCAGTTTGAAGTAGCGCGAAAAAGCGTAGACCGGGCGCACGCCCAGCGTGGTCCAGGTAGTCGTGCCGCCCGCGTCCGACTTGTCGCGCTGGACCAGCACCACCGCCTGGACGCCGAAGTTGCGCGTCAGCTGGCTCCACAGCGCGTCGAACACGCGCATGCGTTTTGCGTCCGAGCCCAGCAAGGTGCTGCCGGACTTGCCCATCGTGTCGCCGCCGGCGCTGTCTTCGCCGGTGAGCGGTGCGCCGCGGCCGGTGCCGGGCCCCACCCCATACTGCACGCCGAAGATGTTGTTGCCCTCGCCGAACAGCTTGTCCTGCTTGTGCATCACCAGCAGCTGCCAGCCGTTGTGCGTGGCCGCCCCGCCCTGCGCGGTGATCCACGTGCCGACCGCGTCGATGGTGCCGTTCTGGTTGACCGGCAGGTCCTGGTACAGCAGATTCTGGCGGATCGCCGCGGCGGTGCCGGTGCGCGCGCCGGTCGCCGGGTCGAAGGTATTGCGGTCGTTGTCCTTGAACACGGCGTAGCTGAGGTGGCCCGGTCCCAGCTTGACCTGGTCGACGCCGGCGCCGGTGCCGTTCAGGTGGATGTACTGCAGGTCGAGCATGTGGATGTCGGGACGGATGTAGAAGCGCTTGCCCATCCACGCCACGCCGCCGTTGAGGAAGCCGAGTCCCTTCGCCTCGACGTAGGCCTTGGCCAGCTTCACTTCCGAGCCCGGCCCGGAAAAGCTCGAGTTCGGGGCGAAGGCGTTGACCCAGATGGTGCCGGCGAAGGTGACGCCGTCCTCGGTCTTCGGCATCTCATGCGTATAGCCGAATTCGGCGTACGAGTCGCACTCGTTGCCCAGCCGGTATTTCATCGTGTTGCCGCCCAGGCCGTAGCAGCTCATCGGGCCGTGCGCCGAGCCCGCCCCCGCGCCGATCCGGAAATAGCCGTGAAATCCCGGATGGTCGTGGCCGTAGTCTTCGCCGGCGGCGGCCGCGCCGCAGCACAGCGCCAGCGCAAGCGCCGTCACTTTTCTTCGCTTCATGTCGTCTCCTCATTATTGTAGGGATACCGCGGAAAATACTGTCGTCACCTCTCCTTCACCTTCACTGCCCTGCACTCGCGTGCCGGGAAACTTCATCGAGCGTCTCCTGCCAGGTGGCGGGATCGCAGCCGGAGCGCATGATGTTCACGCTCGCCGCGGCGATCGCATGGCGCAGCGCGGCGCGCAACTGGGCCGGTTCGAGCGCCGCCAGCTGCTCCCTGCTGGCCAGCGCGCCGGCGCGCAGCAGGCAGGCGACCAGGCCGGCATGGAAGCAATCGCCGGCGCCGACCGTATCGACCACGCGCAAGCCGGCCGGCGCCGCCAGTTCCACTTGGTGGCGGCGCGTCAGCAAGGCGGCGCCGCGCGGGCCCTGCGTGTAGACCACCAGTTCGAGCGCCGAACCGGGGAACAGCGCGCCGACGATGGCGTCCAGGCTGCCGCGGCCGATGCCGAGCGCGTCGAGATCCTCGTCGCTGACCTTGGCGACGTGGGCCTGGTCCAGCGCGCGCCGCACGCCGGCGCCGTACGCTCCCAGGTCGCTGGCGAGCATCGGCCGCATGTTCGCGTCGACCGACACCAGCGCCCCGCGGGCCGCCGCCGCCGCGCAGATCTCCAGCGTTTTATCGAGGTCGGCCGGCACCAGCGTCAGGCCACCGGTGTGCAGCAGTTCGAGCGGCGCCGGGAAAGCGGCGATCGCAGCGCGCGCATCGATGTCGCGGTCGGCCACGCCCTCGCGGTGGAAGGCGTAACTTGGGCTGCCGTAGGCGTCGAGGCTGACCACGGCCAGCGAGGTCGGACCGGCGCTGCGCGGATGACCCGGCAGGTCCACGCCGGCGCCGCGCAGCAGGGCGTCGAAGCGTTCGCCGAAGTGATCGCGCGACAGCGGGTTGAGATAGCGGGTCGGTACGCCCTGGCGCGCCAGGGCCACCGTGAAATTGCAGACCGAACCGCCCAGGCAGGGGGCGAAGCGGCCGTCGGGCTGTTCGATCAGGTCGACCAGCGCTTCGCCGAAAGTGGCAATCATCGCGTCGATTTCCTTAAATAAAACCGTCTGATTTATTAATGAAATCGACTATAGGCCGATTTAGCGGGCCGGTAAAGAGGGGGATGTAAAAATAAATTGGGAGGTGTTGCGCCCGGCGCCAAGTTCGGGGTCAGGTCCGGCGGAGCGACGGGGACGCCGAGTCCCCAAGGGTTGGTCCGCGACTGTCGCAAGACCAGGATCAGCTGCCCGCCAGGCCTTCCAGCAGCAGCATCAGTTTTTTGGTGTCGATCGGCTTGACCAGGTGATGGTCGAAGCCCGCCGCGCGCGCGTCCCTGCGGTCGGTTTCCTGCCCGTACCCGGTCACGGCGATCAGGGTCGCCTCCGCCGTCGCCGGCTCGCCGCGCAAGCACTGCGCCAGTTCGTGGCCGCTCATCCCCGGCAGGCCGATGTCGAGCAGGCAGGCGTGCGGGCGCCACGAACGCGCCAGCGCCAGTGCGCCGGCGCCGGCATGCTCGACCAGCACGTCATGCCCGGCCGACTTGAGCAGCAACGACAGCATGGCCGCCGCATCGGCATTGTCGTCGACCACGAGGATACGCAAGCCCTTCACCGCGGCGTGCACCGCGTCCTCGCCGTGCGCCCCGGTGGCCGGCTGGTCTTGCCGCAGGCGCGTCAGCCGGATGCAGAACTGGCTGCCCTGCCCCGGTCCATCGGAGCGGCAGGTCACGGCGCCGCCATGCAGCGCCACCAGGCTCTTGACCAGCGCCAGTCCGAGGCCCAGCCCGCCGGACGACCGGTCCGAGCTGCGCGCCGCCTGGGTGAACAGGTCGAACACCCGCGGTATCAACTCCGCGTCCAGGCCAATGCCGTTGTCCGTCACCTTGATCAGCACCTCGGCGTCCTGCAGTTCGATCGCCAGTTCGACCCGCCCGCCGTCCGGCGTATATTTTGCCGCGTTGTTCAGCAGGTTGGTGACCACCTGCACCAGCCGCTCCTTGTCGCCGGAGACCATGGCGCGGTCGGGCGGGAGATGCAGCATCAGCTGGTGGTGGCGCGAACGCACCAGCGGCATCACCTGCTCGGCCGCGTCGGTGACGATCTCGCGGCAGTCGACCGGCCGCATCTCCAGTTCCACCAGCCCGCGCGTGACGCGCGACACGTCCAGCAGGTCGTTCAGCAGGTGCGTCATGTGTTCGGCCTGGCGCGCGATGACTTCGCTGATCTTGCGCACGCGCGCCTCGTCCGGCCGGCCCAGCTGCAGCAGGTCGGCCGCGGCCCGGATCGGCGCCAGCGGATTTCTCAGCTCGTGGCCCAGCATGGCCAGGAATTCATCCTTGGCGCGCGCCGCGGCGACCAGGTCCGCGTTCAGGCGTTCGATC
This window of the Massilia sp. R2A-15 genome carries:
- a CDS encoding PfkB family carbohydrate kinase, with translation MIATFGEALVDLIEQPDGRFAPCLGGSVCNFTVALARQGVPTRYLNPLSRDHFGERFDALLRGAGVDLPGHPRSAGPTSLAVVSLDAYGSPSYAFHREGVADRDIDARAAIAAFPAPLELLHTGGLTLVPADLDKTLEICAAAAARGALVSVDANMRPMLASDLGAYGAGVRRALDQAHVAKVSDEDLDALGIGRGSLDAIVGALFPGSALELVVYTQGPRGAALLTRRHQVELAAPAGLRVVDTVGAGDCFHAGLVACLLRAGALASREQLAALEPAQLRAALRHAIAAASVNIMRSGCDPATWQETLDEVSRHASAGQ
- a CDS encoding sugar ABC transporter substrate-binding protein, whose protein sequence is MNFQHSLAVALLAACGIAAAADQPVIGIITKTETNPFFVKMKEGAQQRAQLKGAKLLTGAGRSDGDNAGQVTAIENMIGAGAKAILITPNDSKAIVPAIKKARAAGILVIALDSPADPQSATDALYATDNFKAGLLIGQYAKAALAGKPAKIAMLDLMPGHPVGIARHNGFIAGMGAPGVTAKTTELARTAEVVCMADSHGDQGKGQTAMENCLQKNPGINLVYTINEPAAAGAYKALKAAGKEKGVTIVSVDGGCTGVRDVKAGVIAATAQQYPLNMAVQAVDAGVEYAKTGKKASGYVDTGVTLITDRAQAGVESRDTAYGLSACWGK
- a CDS encoding carbohydrate porin — its product is MKRRKVTALALALCCGAAAAGEDYGHDHPGFHGYFRIGAGAGSAHGPMSCYGLGGNTMKYRLGNECDSYAEFGYTHEMPKTEDGVTFAGTIWVNAFAPNSSFSGPGSEVKLAKAYVEAKGLGFLNGGVAWMGKRFYIRPDIHMLDLQYIHLNGTGAGVDQVKLGPGHLSYAVFKDNDRNTFDPATGARTGTAAAIRQNLLYQDLPVNQNGTIDAVGTWITAQGGAATHNGWQLLVMHKQDKLFGEGNNIFGVQYGVGPGTGRGAPLTGEDSAGGDTMGKSGSTLLGSDAKRMRVFDALWSQLTRNFGVQAVVLVQRDKSDAGGTTTWTTLGVRPVYAFSRYFKLQAELGTDRVTSATGGPAARLTKLTIAPTLSRGPGVWDRPELRAFVTYGRWNNAATALVNAANNSGPVYNNGTSGTTVGFQVESWW
- a CDS encoding ABC transporter permease, coding for MNIHFNKSHFFHGLDALRPKGITLPKAALPPVSKLGPVFALLAACIFFAFQSDRFFTGQNFSLILQQVMVVGIIAIGQTLIILTAGIDLSCGMAMALGSVVMTKFAVDHGIDPYLAIVCGIGVCTLVGYVNGALVTAVKLPAFIVTLGTMNIAFAITQIYSHAQTVTGVPDAMAFFGNTFQLGQATFTYGTVLMLALYGLTWLFLRDTAPGRHLYAVGNNPEAARLTGIATNKVLVTVYVVAGFFYGIAALLSVARMGVGDPQAGQTDNLDSITAVVLGGTSLFGGRGSIMGTLVGVLIVGVFRNGLTLMGVSSVYQVLVTGVLVILAVVTDQLTHKKG